Proteins encoded in a region of the Methylobacterium radiotolerans JCM 2831 genome:
- a CDS encoding SDR family NAD(P)-dependent oxidoreductase: MTDRAKGIALITGASGGIGAIYAEQLAARGYDLILTARNADRLEAVAETVRGASGRTVEALAADINDRAGLRRVEDRLRGDAAITLLVNNAGFGSAAPLLQADPDEMERMIGVNVTAVTRLAYAAAPAFVARGHGAIINVASTVALNPELLNGVYGASKAYVLAFTQALQHELAPKGVRIQAVLPGATATEFWTVAGVGGHRNLPASIVMTPADLVAAALAGFDAGEVVTIPPLENGAAWSALDAARLELAAQLGASAPASRYRSARAVAA; encoded by the coding sequence ATGACGGATCGTGCCAAGGGAATTGCTCTGATCACCGGCGCTTCGGGCGGGATCGGTGCGATCTATGCCGAACAGCTCGCCGCGCGCGGCTACGATCTCATCCTGACCGCCCGGAACGCGGATCGCCTGGAGGCGGTCGCGGAGACGGTGCGCGGGGCCTCCGGCCGCACCGTCGAGGCGCTCGCGGCGGATATCAACGACCGTGCCGGTCTTCGGCGCGTCGAGGACCGGCTGCGGGGCGACGCGGCGATCACCCTGCTGGTCAACAACGCCGGCTTCGGCTCGGCGGCCCCGCTGCTCCAGGCGGATCCGGACGAGATGGAGCGCATGATCGGCGTGAACGTCACGGCCGTGACGCGCCTCGCCTACGCGGCGGCGCCGGCCTTCGTCGCGCGGGGGCACGGGGCGATCATCAACGTCGCCTCGACCGTCGCCCTCAATCCCGAGCTGCTCAACGGCGTCTACGGGGCCAGCAAGGCTTACGTCCTGGCCTTCACCCAGGCGCTGCAGCACGAACTCGCCCCCAAGGGCGTCCGGATCCAGGCGGTCCTGCCCGGCGCGACGGCGACGGAGTTCTGGACCGTGGCCGGCGTCGGCGGCCACCGGAACCTCCCGGCCAGCATCGTCATGACGCCGGCCGATCTGGTCGCGGCCGCGCTGGCCGGGTTCGATGCCGGCGAGGTCGTCACGATCCCGCCCCTGGAGAACGGCGCGGCCTGGTCCGCGCTGGACGCCGCGCGCCTCGAACTCGCCGCCCAGCTCGGCGCGTCGGCGCCGGCGAGCCGGTACCGGAGCGCGCGCGCCGTCGCGGCCTGA